One Periophthalmus magnuspinnatus isolate fPerMag1 chromosome 15, fPerMag1.2.pri, whole genome shotgun sequence genomic window carries:
- the ppp2r2d gene encoding serine/threonine-protein phosphatase 2A 55 kDa regulatory subunit B delta isoform, translating into MAGVASGNDFQWCFSQVKGAIDEDVAEADIISTVEFNYSGELLATGDKGGRVVIFQHEQESKNRPHLRGEYNVYSTFQSHEPEFDYLKSLEIEEKINKIRWLPQQNAAHFLLSTNDKTIKLWKISERDKRAEGYNLKDEDGRLRDPFRITALRVPVLMPMDLMVEASPRRIFANAHTYHINSISVNSDHETYLSADDLRINLWHLEITDRSFNIVDIKPANMEELTEVITAAECHPHQCNVFVYSSSKGTIRLCDMRAAALCDRHSKFFEEPEDPSSRSFFSEIISSISDVKFSHSGRYMMTRDYLSVKVWDLNMENRPVETYQVHEYLRSKLCSLYENDCIFDKFECCWNGSDSAIMTGSYNNFFRMFDRNTRRDITLEASRESSKPRATLKPRKVSTGGKRKKDEISVDSLDFNKKILHTAWHPKDNVIAVAATNNLYIFQDKIN; encoded by the exons CTGACATAATCTCAACTGTTGAATTTAACTATTCTGGAGAATTACTTGCAACTGGAGATAAAGGAGGCAGAGTAGTCATTTTTCAACATGAACAGGAG TCGAAGAATCGTCCACATCTGCGTGGAGAATACAATgtctatagcacttttcaaagTCATGAGCCAGAATTTGACTATTTGAAAAGTTTAGAAATTgaggagaaaataaataaaatacgaTGGCTACCACAACAAAATGCTGCTCACTTTCTACTTTCAACAAATG ATAAAACTATCAAATTGTGGAAAATTAGTGAAAGAGATAAAAGAGCAGAAGGTTACAATCTAAAAGACGAAGATGGACGTCTTAGAGATCCCTTTAGAATCACCGCTTTACGG GTACCTGTTCTGATGCCAATGGATCTTATGGTGGAAGCGAGCCCACGCAGGATCTTTGCAAATGCGCACACCTATCACATAAATTCCATTTCTGTAAATAGTGATCATGAAACGTACCTCTCTGCAGATGACCTAAGAATAAATCTATGGCACTTGGAAATAACAGACAGAAGTTTTA ATATTGTAGACATCAAGCCTGCCAACATGGAAGAACTCACGGAAGTAATCACAGCTGCGGAGTGCCATCCACACCAATGCAATGTATTTGTGTACAGCAGTAGCAAAGGCACCATCCGCCTCTGTGACATGAGAGCGGCAGCACTATGTGATAGGCACTCAAAAT TCTTTGAAGAGCCAGAAGATCCGAGCAGCAGATCCTTTTTTTCTGAGATAATTTCCTCCATTTCGGACGTAAAGTTTAGTCACAGTGGACGCTACATGATGACACGTGATTACCTCTCTGTCAAAGTATGGGACCTAAATATGGAAAATAGGCCAGTGGAAACATATCAG GTCCATGAATACCTTCGCAGTAAACTCTGCTCATTGTATGAAAATGACTGTATCTTTGATAAGTTTGAGTGCTGCTGGAATGGTAGTGACAG TGCCATAATGACTGGCTCCTACAATAACTTCTTCCGAATGTTTGACCGGAACACCCGGAGGGATATCACACTGGAGGCTTCCCGAGAGAGCAGCAAACCACGAGCCACTCTCAAACCACGGAAAGTTTCCACAGGtgggaagagaaagaaggacGAAATCAGCGTGGACAGCCTGGACTTCAACAAGAAGATCCTGCACACCGCGTGGCACCCCAAAGATAATGTGATAGCTGTGGCAGCCACCAACAACTTGTACATTTTTCAGGACAAAATCAATTAA